Proteins co-encoded in one Dreissena polymorpha isolate Duluth1 chromosome 12, UMN_Dpol_1.0, whole genome shotgun sequence genomic window:
- the LOC127853701 gene encoding ras-related protein Rab-39B-like, with protein sequence MVEPIFDYQFRLILIGDSTVGKSSLLKYFTDGKFDEVCDPTVGVDFFARLLEVKNGVRVKLQLWDTAGQERFRSITRSYYRNSVGIMLVFDISKRQSFDNITSWLGEAKFHIEPHQAVYMIIGHKADTDSERQVSYREAQQFAQMNGLKYIETSAKTGQNVEEAFQLLARDVYKLLEEGRVKMEDGWDGIKPGFSRRPEEHVHLEEEETARKCC encoded by the exons ATGGTTGAGCCAATATTCGATTATCAGTTTCGTCTCATTTTGATTGGGGACAGCACTGTAGGAAAATCGTCATTACTGAAGTATTTTACAGATGGAAAATTCGACGAAGTGTGCGACCCAACTGTCGGGGTTGACTTCTTTGCCCGACTGTTGGAGGTGAAAAATGGTGTCAGGGTGAAGTTGCAATTATGGGATACGGCGGGGCAGGAGAGGTTTAG ATCAATTACCCGGTCATACTACAGAAATTCAGTTGGTATAATGCTAGTATTTGATATATCTAAAAGACAAAGTTTTGATAACATTACTAGCTGGCTAGGAGAAGCCAAATTTCATATAGAACCCCACCAGGCTGTGTACATGATCATAGGACACAAGGCAGACACTGACTCTGAAAGACAGGTTTCCTACAGAGAGGCCCAGCAGTTTGCACAAATGAACGGACTCAAGTACATTGAAACGTCAGCAAAGACTGGTCAAAATGTGGAGGAAGCATTCCAGTTGCTTGCCCGTGATGTGTATAAACTGTTAGAAGAAGGTAGGGTAAAAATGGAAGATGGATGGGATGGAATTAAACCCGGTTTCAGTCGAAGGCCAGAGGAACATGTACATTTGGAGGAAGAGGAGACCGCGAGGAAATGCTGTtga